DNA sequence from the Malus sylvestris chromosome 10, drMalSylv7.2, whole genome shotgun sequence genome:
GTACATGGTTGATGGTTCTCTTAGGCATGTCTTACTTCGAAAAGACAGGTAACAGGTGGTTGTATACCGTTCTATATGTTACTAGTTTGTTTTGTGCTCTCAGATAATCATAGCTATACTTTCATCCATCTGTTTCAAGTTCACTGTTTCTGAATGGAAgcgatttttttctttctttttcacctTCTTTGAATCTTTGAACGCAGGTATCTCGATCGCCGCAAGCGACTAATAATTGCCATGGATGCAGCATTTGGAATGGAATATTTACACTCGAAGAATATTGTGCATTTTGACTTGAAGTGTGACAACTTACTTGTGAACCTAAAAGATCCTGCGCGTCCAATTTGCAAGGTAATTATTATGAAATTACTGTATTGAACTAGGAAAATgattatttttctctctttgcaACTTGCATTGAATATTCTAATAATACGTATGGCTTCCCAGGTCGGTGATTTTGGGCTTTCAAAAATTAAGCGAAATACCCTGGTTTCTGGTGGTGTACGGGGAACGTTACCATGGATGGCCCCAGAGTTGCTGAATGGCAGCAGCACGAAGGTCTCCGAAAAGGTAAGAtttatttttgagtttttgagtttaaaattaTTTAGTTTATTATGTATCTTTTACAATGGAGATAGAAGTAGATAGATAATAAGTAGATAGAAGTATATATCTTTTATAGGGTCTGATTAATGTCGAATGACCTGGTAGACGCACTTCATTGCTTCCCTCGTCTGACTCTTGATTAAATGTTGCAGGTTGATATTTTCTCCTTTGGCATTGTCTTATGGGAGATTCTCACTGGCGACGAGCCGTATGCCAACATGCACTATGGAGCAATTATAGGTAATTGTTTTTACTCTCTTCCTTTCGTTGGGGTTGTGCTTGCATGTCAATATTGTTGCACCGCTTAAGACTGATGTTTGCCTCCGGATTTAATTTTTTCGAATTTGGAATACCTGCAGGAGGTATTGTAAATAACACATTGAGACCCACCATTCCAAGTTATTGTGATCCCGAATGGAAAACGCTTATGGAGCAGTGTTGGGCCCCTAATCCTGCAGCCAGGCCATCGTTCACAGAAATCGCCAGATGCTTACGAGCAATGACTACAGCGGCTAGCCAACCTAAAGCACACGGTCACAAAGCTCCTAAATAATAATATGAACACTTGTGTCGGTTTTGCACTATTTAGACGCGATGTTTATTCGTTCAATCGTTAACTCATAAGATAGTGTGTATGATATCTGATCGGAGCACAGATCCATGGTTTCCACTATTTCCGGAATGGAATTGGCTCCGATTAAGCAGTtccttttgttttactttattccCAAGAAATTCACGAAATTGTAGCGAGTTGTCTTGAGCTTTTGGAAAGAGAATGCAGAGTTGTTTGGTTTTTGCTGTGCACCTATATCCATGCatttattttaaggaaaactaatgaaaaagggcttgaaaactttgagttttaatgataaggacaaaataaagggtaaagtgaatagtaccaggattgactttttagtgtaaaaatgtggtttttcgttaaaatgaacactaccgggtgcttttcgttaaagttccctttattttATGCCAGTTTGCCAACATTTCAGATTTACTGTGACTTGTGGTTGGTAGGCCAACATCAGTAAGAATATGTTTAGGAATCAAATTTTAGCATCATTGTGTTCCTTGATCACTAGTTATTACTTCCCAACAGACTATATGCCAATGGCTTAACCGAATCGACGAGCTGCGAGCCTGCGACGACAGATTATATGACGGGGCGGGTTACTAGGAGTCTAGGAGGAAGAAAGGCTGCGCGCTTGCCATGCTGATGCAAGTATTATCGGCCTGCCTTTCCACCTTAGGAAACAACCCTTCTCGCTAGCCAAAGTGTAGCCATCACAGCCATAAACAGATAGCATCATCCTTGCTCGACTTGTACACTTCAACCCCGTCTCTTGAAACCCGGCTCGCCCTAACTGCCTTCTCCACTGGTCTGCCCTCTCATGCCTCTCAATCCTGTTTGAGCCCTCGAAAGTGACAATGTTTCTGATTTTGTCCGCGAAAATGCTGCCTCTTGATCTTCATCCTCTGAGGGCTGTTTCGCGCGAGGCTAGCGTCGGGTTAGTCGAAAATTGCTGAGTAAAAGTGAAGAGACTCGAGGAATCTCTCTTTGACCTACTTACGCAAGTGCATGATGCTATTGATAAATAATGCTTCCCCTTCTCTCAAGTCCAGGTTCTCTCTAGTTAGAAGTGATGGTGTCACCAGCTCCGATATCAAATTGAATTCCGTTAGCATCCCTAGTGAGGTAGCCTCCTCCATCAAGGCTCTCATGCCATCTTCAAGCTCAAACGGATTGTGATCTTCAACGAGTCCCTTGGTCCACACCATGACTCACCTCCTCAACCCTGGGCAGCATCTTGGTTTTTGAAACCGGAAGATCATCCACTGGGCCACTTATATCCACAtgatcatcttcttcttccatcATAATCAAAACATCTCCATACAGATCATCCACCATTGAAAATGTCTCAATCCCATCTTGATCAAAGTACTCAATACTCAATGCTGCTACTACTACTACCACTACTTTGTTGTTTCTCCATGGATTGAATGTCATTATCACCAATGCAAATGCAATGATCCATGTTGATGAAGCTGTCGACAAATTCGTCGACCTCGGAAGGAGGCAAGCATGGAGTGCTAGTGATGTGAGAGGGTGATGAAAAATTCAATCTCATTTAGTATTTCCTCCCACTCcgcacctccacctccacctcctccttgTTCTTGCTCAAGTCGCGCCGGACAAACCCTCCGAATGGCGAGATCATGGTTAGGCTCTCATGCAAGGGGGGGAAGGAGAGCCAAGCATTGAAGCCTTCCAGTGCTAGGTTTTGGAGGAGTTTCTAGGGAGAGAACATCAAGAGGAGAATACACGCCTAGAGGTTAAAAAACTTAGTGGTTCCCCTACTCACATACTGTAAAATGTTTAGAATATTCCCTACTCACATGTTGTTACAACTAATTCTTGAAGGTAGGATAAGCTTTGGACATTTAGAAACTGATAAAAATCAAGCACCAATCATGCGCGTAAATGTTTTCTGATGGTAAATTACTATAAAATTCGTATTTAATCAGTGATCCAAAATTGTCACGCACGCCTGGACGACTGACCGTAGCATAACTCTAATAAGTTTCACATCTCACATGAAACAAATAGGCATTATACTTAATGGTTATGCATCATATTGGGATACCCCACCCTCCCTGAAAGGGAACATGATAAGGGGGGGAACAGcaagttttattgttattaGATGTAGAAGGGTTTATTATGAGCAGCCAAACAGCCTTAAAAACAAACAGTTTGGgagttttgatttttgagtCGGTAACCACAACAATTAGTGTGGGGCCCGCAGCTTTAATTGGGTGTCATTTGTTGTCTGCCACAAGTCCTCCTCGCCTTGGTCGGCCGACAAGCAATGAGACGGAGGATGCGGCCTCGGCTCCTCTGTTGCTTTGCTTGCAACCGGTTTGATTTTAGAGCAAGAATGATGTTATCCGTAcattcttttttatcttttatacTTTCTCAACTTACGGTCGAGCTACCTTTCACACCCATCCCAACGAACCTAGGTTTGAGAGGTTTTGTATAGTTGacctaaaattcaaatataagcGCAAAATAACACCACTTGAGCACAAATAAGAGTTTGAATGCCACCTGGTAGTGCACAAGTCTAACATATGAACAAGGTTTTGTGTGGGAGGATGCCTTGGTCCCTAGGGCAAAATCCTATGATTTTACTTTGTGGCTCCTCATGATATAAAACTTAGCTTTGTCAGAATAAATTGTACGACACAAGCGACAACAATAACacaaaacatttttaaaaaaaaccaataCATGTCCTTTTTCTTCTCCACTGCGAAAGCATCCAACCTTATAAGATGGGACCACACAAGTGTGACCACACATGCAGACACGTGATCCGACACCTGTGCATCAAAGTTTTGTCAATCGAGATCTTTTCTGGATCCTTATGTTCGTACACCAAGGAATAGAAGTTCCAAATTACTCATTTTAAATTCAGCAACTTCCTTTTAGTCCATTCTATTGATTCACTTCACACAAATTAAGGATTTTGAACTCTCTCTTCAACGGCTCGAATCTCCTAATCATTAGGTTATAGGCATAGAAATCTGAAGAGAATCTCAATCCTTAATGCTTAGTACTAAGGTttggtgatattcctcttcacttggaagtgagaagtcttaggtttgaatctcgtgaATGGCGAATTAGATATCAAATTAGGCTGCTCATTGTATGGTTTTACCAAACTCTCCCTTCTCTTCGTGTAAGAATatcgatgtattaaaaaaataaaaaataaataaagtcaTGGGACCCCTTGTGTCACGTGACCTCTTGAAATTGCTCCACGATCCATCGACTCCAAACCGCATGCTTACCTGGACCAAATTATATTTCCGAAAATACCCTTTACCAACTTTTTCTCATACGTCACAATCGTATAAGCGGGCATCCCTGTCCACTGTAGCCCCAGTGAGGTATCGCCGCGTGGCAACTCTGAACATAACTCCTCGAATAGTCAGAACTCTCAGTGTTCGAAACGTGTCAACCTAGCGATGCTCCCGaactctctccttttctctctctgaAAAGCCCAAACATTTCAAACTTTCTCTGTCCCTCCCTTTTGaccctctcactctctctctctctctaaattcctctctctttctctctcttaggGTTTCTGCCAAGGAAAAGATTCAGCTAAGCTCTAATGGGTAATtcttaattttacttttttctttGGGTTTTCTGAGGAAATTTTGTTGTTAGATGGTTTGTTGGCTTGTTATTTTGTTTGTAtcctctgtttggttgctgggaaAGTTTGGGcaagaaaaaatggaaaattttcCATCTTTATCTGTAAGTGTTGTTCTGGACTGTGTTGTAATTAGTGGGTTCGCTTAAGTTAAGCACTCAATGGGAAAAAAGACTAGAATTTTGGTTTTTCAGCAACCAAACAATGCATTAGTAGCTTGAGTGTgattaaaatgaaattaaaactcACCTAATCCTCTGTTAACTGGTTGTAGTTAATTATCATGTATTATTCAAGCTTTACTTGTTAGAAACTTGAAGGCATGCAGTTGGCAAGTGTGATTATTTTGCATCTTGATCCATGAAAGCtgattttttagatttttatgcggttgattttcttttgttcttattGTTTTAATGGTTTTGTGTTCATTTGTGGTTACAAAGAATGCATGATGTGCCATAAAATTTCGTAAAACAATTTTGGCATGACGTTCTTCAGAAGCGGGACGCGTTGTTTAGTGAAGGAACAGTGGGGGTCATTTTTCCTCAATCAACGGAGCAGATTGGTTAAGAAGTGAGAAATTAGAAAAATTTAGACTCTCAAATTAGCTATATTTCGCCGGGGCATGGTACTAAGCATGCATATAGTGGATAGATGCATCGAAACAGAACTTGTGGTTGGTTATTGGGGAGGCGTAAACCTGTTGCTGAATTAAACAAAGCTTATTGAATATCCGAGTGTTCCTTCATCAAATCCAAAGTCCCCCCAGATTTTTGGTATAGGTCCTCCATATCAGTTTTTCAAAATATGCAACACCGACTATCCCTTAGAAACGGGAGTTGGAGGTGGTTGAAACAATTCGGTTTTGGTGTAAAGGCGATGCTTGAGCTTTAAGGTTTATATGTGTCATTGAGTCATTGagtcaaattttgttttatgcTCTATGAAAGCTGTATATCCTCCATCAAAGAGAGGAAACATGTGTATTGTTAGGACAGTAGAATGGATGCTAAAGCTCACGAGATGCCAATGTAGAATGAGGTTTTCGGTTCTTCAAAGGAGGCTGAAAGAAGAGTTCTTTtgagattttcttttttctgtcaCGTTTTTTGTTCTTGTCTCATATAAAGGACCGCTATATTTTTAAGTTCTTTTATTCATTTTGTTATTCTTTATCCAGCATTGTGATTAGGGAGAAGCAAGGACAAGAAAGATACTTCCCCGTAATTAATCATGGATCACTCAGAACAAACACTACAACAACAGCAACAGCACCATCAACAGCAGCCTGCAGTTGGTGTCGTAGCAGGTTCTGGTCAAATGACATCATATCCTCCTCCTTCCTATCAAACTGCTCCCATGGTGGCTTCTGGAACTCCTGCCGTGTCTGTCCCTTCCCCAACGCACCCTCCCACCACTTTCCCTGATCCGTCACATCAGCTTGCCTACCAGAAAATACAGCACTTTCACCACCAACAACAGGTGCAACAACAGATGCAGCTTCAAGAGTTCTGGTCGGACCAAATGCAAGACATTGAGAAGGCATCCGACTTCAAGAATCACAGCCTTCCACTTGCTAgaattaagaaaataatgaaaGCTGATGAGGATGTTCGAATGATATCTGCTGAGGCTCCAGTTATATTTGCGAAGGCATGCGAAATATTCATATTGGAGCTGACTTTGCGCTCGTGGATTCACACAGAGGAGAACAAAAGGAGGACATTACAAAAGAATGATATCGCAGCAGCTATTTCAAGGACTGACGTCTTTGATTTTTTGGTTGATATTATCCCAAGAGATGAGTTGAAAGAAGAGGCACTTGGCGTGACCAAGGCTACCCTCCCAGTGGTGGGTTCCCCGGCAGATGTTCCATACTATTATGTTCCACAGCAGCATCCTGTGGGAGCTCCTGGGATGATCATGGGGAAGCCAGTTGATCAAGCAGCAATGTATGCTTCTCAACAGCCTCGACCACCTGTTTCTTTCATGCCGTGGGCTCAGTCTCAACCTCAACAGCCGCAGCAACAGCAACAACAGGCCCAACAGCAGCAGACGGACACTTAATGATTCTGGCCAAAGCTGTTGTCAAAGCTGTTCCTGCGCATAGCGTCTTATCGTTAGAGATGAGTTTTAGTACCGTCGGATGAGTTGGCGAGTGTGACACTACACCCTAGTGGATTGTGCAGTGCAGCTAAAGTTAGGTTTATTGTGTATGTGCTCTGTATCGCTACTGATTTGAAGTTTTAGCTTTTCGCGTGTTATTTTCTCGGATTTAGAAGTTTGAAAATTGACTTAattttttaagtgcttttgattGTTACCTGCTTTGGCTGCTGTAAGTTTCCTGTCCATTATTTGCCTACGTATGTGAATTGACCAGAAACCAAATATGCCTGGATTCCACTTCTTGTCCTGGTGTAGTCCTTTGTCATGATTTTCCTTGGGAAGGCCAACTCTCTCCTCTTCCTTCTACTCGTTAAAGCTTCCCCTTTGATTGGAGAGATTCTTGCATAGAATTAGGATATTCTCATATTTTTAGAGCACTTATCACGCACTTATCACATGATGAGTGCCGTTAAAATACGAGAGTATTTCTATGATGACACAAGTATGTCTTCTTTGACCACGTACTTATCAAGCATGCATGATGACTACCTAAATCCATATTTTCACTGGTTTACTTTTTCAAAGGGGTTTTTTTTATTCACACCCCATAATTTGTTGAAAACACCTCATAATTAAATTTTCTCTCTACAATTCCAACTTTACCCTTCATTTTGTTGAATCCACCCCACCTCCCAAATACAAAAAATCTATCACAgccacccacccacccaccaccaccacccttcTCCCGTGATTCCATTCAACCTAGCCAAAAcacaaaattgaaatttcatGCAGTTAGCTATACACTTTATAAATCTAAACTAGCTTATCAGGGAAAGATAAAAAATTTATCGCAACATCCAAACAGTCTATCATGGAAATGATGGAAAGGggtttttaacaattttataggTTGTATTTTCATCCATAATCGCAGTAGCCCAATGCATATGTGATCATTCCCCTCAATCCTATGTCAAATGCCAAATAAAAGCATAActatgaaagaaagaaaattaagatCGAATGGGGTCATTGGCGAAGTTGTGGTTGTGGGGTGGGTAGCTGTAGGATTTTATTGTTTGTGGGTGGGAGGTGAGGTGGATTCAACAAAACGAAGGGTAAAGCTGGAATTGTAAGAAGAAATTTTGAATGTGGGGTGTTTTCAACAAATTGTggggtttaaataaaaacaacctttcaaaattatgggaagaaaaaaaaagaggcaaaATACATGAACTAACATGATAATGTATATTTGACGtaaaaattttacaattttgAAATTTCAACCGTTAAATCATAATCATTTTATCTTtgaaaatttagggtttaattcaCTAAACTTCATTGCACAAACATCAAAATGACCTTTTCCTCTGTGTTTCAGCTTTCAACAACCACCGTCTCCTCTGCGGTAATTTTCCCATTTCTACTATGTTTTGCAATTTATTTCATCAAGGTTTTGTACTTGGTATTTTTGTATGCATTTTTCTCAATGACTAGTAATTGTGGTATTTTCATTTTTGATATTCTCAAGGGCTTTGTTTATGTCCACGGGTAGTTCATGGTTTTCTTGACAATTTTTTCAGCCCCGCCATCTGTGTACAAATTCACTTTTATTTTACCACGCGTATGGACTAGTTACACAGCACATGATAATTTTTTTCTGTAATTATTTATCGGGAAAATAATAAATTCAGGCTTCATTGAGACACTTAATCCTGCAAGTGTTCAAGAAGTGTTCAAAAAGACCAATGATGCTCTCAGTGGTGTAGCTAGGATTTTCAAAAAATGCGTCATAATATCAACCAAAAAAATCTCATTGGGTCATTTCGTCGAACACCTAATAGGCACCTGTCAATTCCTGTCAACATATCTCAAAAGTTTATGCCAACATATGTCGACAACTGCTATAATTTGTAGAGACTTGTTgagagtggatgcaagatactTTGGGTAATGTTGAATTCTGTCAAGGCTATGAtagaacaaaattaaaaaaggagGAGGACgaggttgtaatttagtttgcttATACGGGTCTAAACAATATACAAGCAAATATACATAAGATTTTTGAAGTTGTTAGAGGTCAAGAACAACTAATGACCCATGCTAGCTCCGTCACTGGATGCTCAGAAACAAAGATATGATCGCCTTCGAGGCATTGCAGGGAGGATTCAGGCAGTGTTGGGGGACATAGCGACGCAAGGCGTGCGGGTGCAGTCAGCTGAGCTGGAGGGATCCAAGAGCTACAGCTCTATTTATGATCTTCTTGTGCCTAGTTTACAAGAGGCTAATAAAGGAAATTAAGGCATGATTACAGGAAATCGAGTTTGATTGAGATAAATCGAGGTACAATGGCAAGTAACAATAGAATGCGGTTAATTGTAAACGAGGTAAATGAATTAATTAGACTTGAAATAGCTCTCCCACATATggataaaaaccaaaatttgatggAGATAAATCGAGGTTTCACCCAATGGCAGCGTCAGAATTTCAGCTTAGAAGAggtctaaattttttatcttaAAGTGCTCTTACGATATAAGAAGAATAAAGATCTGTCATGCCCTAAGTATCGACAACCATTATTTGAATTTGGTGTCACGTTGTTCTTGTCATCCTTTTCCTCAACTCTAACCCATGTCAAGTATCATGACTTAGATACAAAATAAAAGTCATTGTAAGTGGTgaggggaagaaggaaggaggatgtgaataaagcaaaaataaaaataaaaaccaaactccCGCCTACTTTCTGTCTCTCCCTCTTTTGATCAACTAAGTTCCTGTAAACTCACAATGACGCCAGTTAATTGCATATGAGCCACCAGCCTCAAATCGAACCTAGTGAAAGAAATAAGGAAAAGATTCTGATTTAGGTCATAATCCCCTGAAATGTCTTTGGACCTCACAAGAATAACTCCagttttttgtgtgaaaaaaatatgTTAAGGTAGGCCCGGGACCATTCTGGTCTCTTCATGGCTCGCCCATGGTATCACCTAGTGATCTCCTGCACACAAAAATTGGAGGTCCTCAGTCGACCTGGGTTTACTTATGAGAAAAAATGACTATGATTTCAAATCATGCGTTTACTAGCACTTTAGGGAATGCATAAGTTATGTATTTCCATCAATTTCAAGTATGGGATACCTGAAAAAAGAAGATATCCCATTAACATATGGAGGGTTGTCTAATGCTACATACCTAATCCTTCACGTCCTCATCTTTCTAGTCCTTCATTTGTTCATATCACCATACTATATAAGGAAACATGCCTAAGAACAATAGAAAATTCAGTACAGAAAAAATTGTTACTTGTAGAGCAAAATTTACATTTCGACATGTACTTGAAATGTGACTCTAACGCTACAATTcattaaaatcaaaatttgtttGATTCAGGAATAACTAATCAACATCCTCGATATCGCTTCTCAGAAAAGGAAAATCATTATCTGGAGAGCAAGATTTGCACTTTCTGACATGGTATGTACTTAGGATGTAACTCCGACTCTACAATTCGAAAAAATACATTGAAAACCCGAAAAATAGATTGATGAGGAGGAGGAAATTGCAATTGCCCTGGTAGATTTCCAAAACCAATTAGCCAATCAACAAGATCTCAATTAATAATTAGCACTAATCCACACCATCatcaataataaaattaaaactcttCTATTCATCCACTGCTAGTCTTCTCGTCTTTATTCTGGACGGTGATATTCAGACACCTCTTTTTATTTTCACGAAATTAACCCTAACCCGAAATTCAAGAACCAAAATTAAAAACGGTAACTTTCCTTCAAATTATATATTCAGTCTTCATCGACTCCTTCAAAAGCCCAAGCATACTCCTCGCGAAGCTTCTGTTCTTCCTCGGGCGTGTAATCGCTCTCGACGCCGAACAACTTCCTCACGTGCTCGACGCTCTTGTTCTTGATCCGATCCGCCACGGTCTGGTTCAGCACTTCCAGCAGTAGATCGACGTGCAAGAAGTCGGCGGCCAGGATCAGCTCCATCACGCGGTCGGTTGTTAACTCCCTGACGAAATCGGTGCTGATTTTCCTCAGCTCCTTCCTCCACGCCTCATCGTGCTCCACTTTCCGATGCAGATGTTGGGTTTTGGTGCAGAAATCGATGATGTTCACGAGCTCCGCGCTGTGCACGTTCGGCAACGGCATCACCATGTCGCCGACGCCCTCGTCCTGGAAGAACGACTTGACGGTCTGGAACTGCATCGCGATATCCCCGTCGATCTCGAAGACCTCGCCGTCGGAGGTCTTGAGGGAGATCTTCTTCTTTTCCGCGCCGTCGTTTTCCGTCGTAGACGGCGCCTCGGAGGCGGAGGCGGAGGCGGAGGCTTCACTCTTGTTTTCCTCGGTGGCAGAGGCGGAGGAGGCGGGGTCTTCAATCTTCTTCTCCTCGGTCGACATGTCGTTTTCGGATGGATTCACGAAGGTGGGGTTGGAAAATGATTAGTGGTGAAATTGGGAAGACAAAGAAGGGGATTATATAGGGGCGCATTAATGATTTTCGAAAGGAATTTGGGAGTGGGATTAGTGAATGAACCCTAAAAACATGACATTTGTTGAAAATTCGGCGAAAAATTAGGGAGTTGTTTGACATtggtttttaatcgttaatCGTAATTATTATTTGCTAATCACACATTGGGACGGGAAAGCATGAAATATGGGCAAGGAAATAGAGAAGACTTGGAGTGCCCGCGTGAGGAGGAAGACCGGGTAAGTGTAGGAGGAAGGCCGGGCAGTGGCTAAAATATCCTATTAAGTCCTTCAAAAAGAATAAACCACAAAATTTACTTCCATCTTTTGCTGCCACCTCAACCAAATTATACTTTATGTGAAATGAGAGTAAAaggttaatattttttttttttttttgacaaacgataatACGGTGGGGAGCGTGGTAAGCAAGATAATATAGAGTGTACGGgtaaattgaaattt
Encoded proteins:
- the LOC126586375 gene encoding nuclear transcription factor Y subunit C-2-like, giving the protein MDHSEQTLQQQQQHHQQQPAVGVVAGSGQMTSYPPPSYQTAPMVASGTPAVSVPSPTHPPTTFPDPSHQLAYQKIQHFHHQQQVQQQMQLQEFWSDQMQDIEKASDFKNHSLPLARIKKIMKADEDVRMISAEAPVIFAKACEIFILELTLRSWIHTEENKRRTLQKNDIAAAISRTDVFDFLVDIIPRDELKEEALGVTKATLPVVGSPADVPYYYVPQQHPVGAPGMIMGKPVDQAAMYASQQPRPPVSFMPWAQSQPQQPQQQQQQAQQQQTDT
- the LOC126586378 gene encoding SKP1-like protein 11; the protein is MSTEEKKIEDPASSASATEENKSEASASASASEAPSTTENDGAEKKKISLKTSDGEVFEIDGDIAMQFQTVKSFFQDEGVGDMVMPLPNVHSAELVNIIDFCTKTQHLHRKVEHDEAWRKELRKISTDFVRELTTDRVMELILAADFLHVDLLLEVLNQTVADRIKNKSVEHVRKLFGVESDYTPEEEQKLREEYAWAFEGVDED